AATTGCCACAAGCGTCCTAGTGGTTGCCACAAGCGTGCTGTTCAACGAGTGCAGATACTGCGTCTGCTCGTTGGTCTTGTCGCGGAATCGTATCTTTAGGCGCCTTGTCTGAAAGTCAAGGCAGTTTGAACATGACACCACCTCTCGGTACGCGTTCTGGCCTGCCATCCACGCCTCCATATCGTATGTTTTTGCAGACACCTTGCCAAGGTCCCCGCTTGAAAGCAGCATGACTCTGTACGGGATGCCTAGATTTTGGTAAAACTCTTCTGCAACTGCGATCATCTTTTCGTGCTCCTTCCACGACTCTTCCGGTCTTGCAAATACGTACTGCTCTACCTTTTCAAACTGGTGAACTCTGAATATCCCCTTCTGGTCGCGGCCGTGTGCCCCTGCCTCCTTTCTAAAGCACGGGCTGACGCCTGCATATCGTATGGGCAGGTCCTTTCCGTCAAGTATCTCGTCTGAGTGCATTGCCGCAATGGAGTGCTCTGACGTACCAATCAAAAACAGGTCCTCGTCCTGCACCTTGTATATCACATCTTCAAAGTCCTGCGCAATCACCGCCCCCTCCATGGAGTTTTTGTTTATCATGTATGGCGGCTGGATAAGCGTGTATTTTTTTTCGTCAAGAAAGTCAAGGGCATAGTGAATCAGCGCCTGGTTCAGCTTGACTAGCGACTTTTTCAGATAGTAGAATCTTGCGCCTGCCGTCTTTGCGGCTCGCTCCAAGTCGACTAGGCCCAACTCAGACGAAATGTCGATGTGGTCTTTTACCTTAAAGTCAAAGCTTGGCACGCTGCCCCACTTTCGTACCTCGCGGTTTGCGCTTTCATCGGGGCCTATTGGAACGGAGTCGTGAACTAAATTTGGAATTGTAAGCGCAAGTCTGGAATAATCTGCATCCACTTTGAGCTGCTCTGCCTCAAGCAACTGCAGTTCTTGGGACACCGACTGCATCTGCGAGATTGCGTCTGTGGCGTCCTGGCCCGTCTTTTTCTTACTTGCAATCTCGACTGCAACGGTGTTCTTCTTTTTTCGCAGCTCGTCCGTCTTTGTCATGAGGTCGCGCCTGCGCAAGTCCAGGCTTATCATGGAGTCAAGGTCAAAGTCAACATTTCTGTCCCTGAGCATCCTGCGAATGAGATCGGGCTTTTCCCTGAGGATCTTTGGATCCAGCATCACTCTATCACCTTGAGTGCCATCTGGACATGGGCCAAAACCTCGTCGATTGTAGCTGTCATCTTTTTCATGTTGCCTGTACTGTGGAAGTTAAAGACAAGCGCATTATCAAGATTTTCCATGCTCATCTGCAGTCCGTCCGGAAAGTTGACGTTGTCCGGCTCGAGCGCACGTCGTATGGCATCTGCCTTTTTGCCGGAGATGCCGCTAACTGTTATTTTGATTTTGGATTCCATTTACGCTGTCTTCCAAAAAGTCTAGAAATCCGTCAAGCTTGTCCTTTGTGATCCTTGCGCCAGCTGCCGCATCGTGGCCGCCGCCGATTCCGTTGAACTTTTCTGCGCCTGTCTTCATCAGCACGCTTAGGTTTACATCCGTCTTGCAGCCGATGGACTTTCTGGACGAGAACTTGACCGTGTTCTCCTCGCCGTCCGTCCTCAGTATGATTATCTTGCCTGCGTTCTTTGGCGAGCCTGCAAGAAGTGACGAGATGGTGCCAGTCATTGTCTCGGGGATGACTCCCTCACCGTTCACCATGACGCAGCTTGTGGTGCCGTTGATGCGCCACCTCTCGTTTGTCAAAATGTTCATGTACTCTCTGATCATCTTTCTGTATTCCACCAGTATGTTTTCTCCCTCCTGTAGCATCCTGTTTCTGTCCCCCATGCAGATTGCCATTCCGACTCCGGCCCTGCCGATCCTTCCGCAGGAGTTGAGCATGGTGGAGAACTCTCGCGCGTCGCGCAAAAAGCTGCGCCTCTCCTCGCTTGGGAACGTGTAGGTGTGCCCGATTAGTTCATCCATGATCTGGGTCGCGTTCTGCGAGCTTGCAAATTTTGTAATTGCCTCGATGAGCACGCGCTTTTCGTCGTCGGTAAGATCCGATGGAGTCCTGAATCTGCCGCCGTCCTTTAGGCTGATTCCTGCCGACTTGAAGAGCGAAAAGCAAGAGTCGCGGCTCCATGTCAGCCCCTCGATGAACGGCTGCGACGTGAATGCAAGCGCGTCTACAAGCTGGCGCGTCTCGCGGCCCACCAGCAGTAGGTCCATGTCTATCTGCAGCCTCCCTCCAGACTTTGCCTCCTCGACTATCTCTGCGTTTTTTCCTGTGAATGACTTTTTCTCACCCTGGTCCTGTCTGTCGCCTAGTGCTGAGACGACGGCTATTGGTGCAAGGTCCGTGTTGTGTCTGTCAAGTGCCTTTGACGCAAAATATGCCATGCCGCCTGCGCAGATCTCGGTACCTCCATTGATGCCGTACTTCCAGGCGTTTATCACCCTGTCATTATCATGCTCTTCGTCTGGTATCTCGTGATGGTCCAAGACAAGCCATTGCTCGCCTAGCGCCTCGTCAAGCTGTCTTGCAAATCCGCCGCCAAGATCCGTTACTATGTGAAAGTCGCGCGAGTCCTGCTGCATGTTTTTGATGACAGATCCGTTCATCTCCTTGACCGTCCTTGCAGTCACCTTTGCGCCTGCCCGAATCAGGGCCTTTGTGATTATGCTGCCAGACGTTATGCCGTCGCAGTCGATGTGGGTTGTAATGGAAATGTCCTTTCCTGCCTTGATTGCGTCTGTTATGCGATCTGAAAAATTTGATAATGCTTCGTTAAGATTTTTTACCATTACTCAAGCTGGGCAACGACTGATTTATACTTCCAGTTTTGCGGAAGCGCGCCGATTCTCTTGTAGTATGTTGAAATCCTGTGGACCTTTGCCTCTACCAGTTCGAGCGATCTTACGTTTCTCTTGTCAGAGTTGTTGCTTCTGAGGTGTCTTTGCAGGTTTACTGCCTTTTTGACTATGTTGTTTAGGTCCTCTGGGATGTCCGGCTTGATTCCGTTGTCGTCGAGGATCTTTTTGATGGACTTTTTTACGATCGGCTTTACTAGGGGCACTGCGTGCTGGTCTCTCATCTTGATGCCGATCTGGCTCATTGGGACTCCGTCCTTGCCATACTTTACGACCAGCTCCTCTATCTCCTTTGGATTTGATATCCATGAAGGGGTTCGTTGCGTGATCGGCCTAGTCGAGTGCGACTGACCGTGTCTGTGTGTATGTACACGTCCCATGGCTGGGGTGATCTTGGTTCAAACATAAACGTTGCCCCGAAATAATTCCCAAATCTGCACATTAGAAAAAAGTTAAATAGAAACCATGGCTCCCATGAAAACAGGTAAACACTATGAATCGAGCATTATTTGGAGCAGCAATACTTGCAGTTGCCTTCATTTCAGTAGGAATGATGACAGAGCAAGCATTTGCCCAATACATGGGTAACGTTGATCAGTCAGGTAAAACTGGCAAGAACACCCTAGAGGAGACACTCAAACTCCAGAGAGAGCGAGTTGAATCCGCACAGGACAACCCATCGACAGGTTCTGGTACTCCATATCTGGCAGCAGACGGTGTGTTAGGCGCTTCTGCAATCTCAGCAGCCGTCTTTGGTGGAATCGCAGCAGCGTTCTTCATCAGAGGTCGTTCTGGCAGGTATGCAGCACAAGGACGAGGATAAACAACCTCTCTTTTTCCATTTTATTGATTTCCTTCCTAGGTGACTTTGCGATCTTTGCCGAATCCGCTTTTTAGAGAAATGTATATATCGCACATAATTAGGTTAGTAATTCAATGACTCCATTACTCGGTACAGTGTTTAGTATTCTGTCTACCGTATTTGGACAACTAGGACCAAACTATGATCCATTGTTCTATGATGTCATGGTATACATCTTTGGAACAATGATGTTTACGATTTTCCTTCTAGGAATCATAGCATATTGGCTTAGAGTTCACGGATGGTCCTACAAAGACAACCGTGAAAGATGGGTTGACGAATTAGACAGACACTTCGAGAGAGAAGGTATCGGCCTGATACCAGACAACGGTAAATACTGGTAACTCTCTTTTTTCATTCTTTTTAGTTTTATTTTGATTCTGTATTCCCACGACTATGCATTTTTTGCCAAAGTCCGCATGTACCTGATTTGCTAAAACGGCCTATTTGGGAGGTGCAAAGTCATGTTCTTGGGACTCATCATACGACTTTGTTATGAACTCGGCCCTGTAGTGGCTTCCATCAACTAGGGGCGTTTTGATAAAGTCAGGCGACTCTACTCCGTTTACGAATATCTTTGATCTTTCCTCCTGCATCTCTCTTAGTGGAAAGTCCCACATCCACAGAAAGTGCCCTATCTCAAACGGGTACTTGTCTGTCCATGCCGCATGGATGACGCCGTCGTCGGTTGTAGTATAGACGGACCTCTGGCAGCCGTTTTCAAAGCCGACGTTTGCAGGTATTGGCGCCCTTTCCTTGTCTACGTAGACTTCGAGCGTTGCGCTCACCCGGTATGTTACATCCTTGTCATTTATGCAGACTTTGAGCGGATCATTTTGGCCAAGCAGAATCCATAGGCTGGACATGCCTGCTGCGACGCCTATTCCTACCGCGGCAGTTATTGCAAGGTACCTGAGCGTCGCCTTTCGCTTTCTTGGGTCGCCCATTCCAGGCCAGATCATGGCAGGACTCGGTCAAAATGACATAAAGTCGTTTCTAAACGTGAATAATAAAATGAAAAGAGAGGATGTTGGTTTAGATTACTTGCCAGGGGCGAGTTGCAAACGTGATCACGTAGCCAACTGCAATGATTATTGATTGGTACATGATGTTTGTGTACGGAATTGGTTTGAGTATTGGTTCGCCTGAAACTACTACTGTTTGTCCTGGGCCTAATCCTGGTCCAACTGATGCTACGTTAAGCTGT
This genomic stretch from Candidatus Nitrosotenuis cloacae harbors:
- a CDS encoding 30S ribosomal protein S15 — encoded protein: MGRVHTHRHGQSHSTRPITQRTPSWISNPKEIEELVVKYGKDGVPMSQIGIKMRDQHAVPLVKPIVKKSIKKILDDNGIKPDIPEDLNNIVKKAVNLQRHLRSNNSDKRNVRSLELVEAKVHRISTYYKRIGALPQNWKYKSVVAQLE
- a CDS encoding DHH family phosphoesterase, with product MVKNLNEALSNFSDRITDAIKAGKDISITTHIDCDGITSGSIITKALIRAGAKVTARTVKEMNGSVIKNMQQDSRDFHIVTDLGGGFARQLDEALGEQWLVLDHHEIPDEEHDNDRVINAWKYGINGGTEICAGGMAYFASKALDRHNTDLAPIAVVSALGDRQDQGEKKSFTGKNAEIVEEAKSGGRLQIDMDLLLVGRETRQLVDALAFTSQPFIEGLTWSRDSCFSLFKSAGISLKDGGRFRTPSDLTDDEKRVLIEAITKFASSQNATQIMDELIGHTYTFPSEERRSFLRDAREFSTMLNSCGRIGRAGVGMAICMGDRNRMLQEGENILVEYRKMIREYMNILTNERWRINGTTSCVMVNGEGVIPETMTGTISSLLAGSPKNAGKIIILRTDGEENTVKFSSRKSIGCKTDVNLSVLMKTGAEKFNGIGGGHDAAAGARITKDKLDGFLDFLEDSVNGIQNQNNS
- a CDS encoding KEOPS complex subunit Pcc1 yields the protein MESKIKITVSGISGKKADAIRRALEPDNVNFPDGLQMSMENLDNALVFNFHSTGNMKKMTATIDEVLAHVQMALKVIE
- the serS gene encoding serine--tRNA ligase, whose amino-acid sequence is MLDPKILREKPDLIRRMLRDRNVDFDLDSMISLDLRRRDLMTKTDELRKKKNTVAVEIASKKKTGQDATDAISQMQSVSQELQLLEAEQLKVDADYSRLALTIPNLVHDSVPIGPDESANREVRKWGSVPSFDFKVKDHIDISSELGLVDLERAAKTAGARFYYLKKSLVKLNQALIHYALDFLDEKKYTLIQPPYMINKNSMEGAVIAQDFEDVIYKVQDEDLFLIGTSEHSIAAMHSDEILDGKDLPIRYAGVSPCFRKEAGAHGRDQKGIFRVHQFEKVEQYVFARPEESWKEHEKMIAVAEEFYQNLGIPYRVMLLSSGDLGKVSAKTYDMEAWMAGQNAYREVVSCSNCLDFQTRRLKIRFRDKTNEQTQYLHSLNSTLVATTRTLVAIMENFQTRDGHVEVPKPLQRYLGASLI